From a region of the Toxotes jaculatrix isolate fToxJac2 chromosome 7, fToxJac2.pri, whole genome shotgun sequence genome:
- the LOC121185100 gene encoding uncharacterized protein LOC121185100 isoform X1, whose amino-acid sequence MAQSTVGNADEDKEKHPWPHIEIDATAAGGAANETYKKLSRSAFAKCHALWNKTGRSTMAHETMERECKLQLLRPNQTRWSSLFLSVERIVRIHREQGEQATRNVCTALKIKMFNPAEMGFLVEYAAVMKPVAMALNILQGESSVHVGLLLPTLYQLRDKLKRLESSCKMCTPLVHALQRGIQKRFGDIMKDPELIAAAILLPRFRTSWTTEEYILNAGLDYIRNPLDTDLGDVTSTNSNQSDEDDFFASMESGKSQVGELERYLSCLSTAGMDLLHTFPHIKKLSLKVNTGLPASAACERLFSHAGLLFTAKRSQLHGRNPESQLLLKLNSHITE is encoded by the exons ATGGCACAATCAACAGTCGGCAATGCAGACGAGGACAAGGAGAAACACCCCTGGCCTCATATTGAAA TTGATGccactgctgcaggaggagctgccaACGAAACGTACAAGAAGCTGTCCAGGTCTGCTTTTGCAAAATGTCACGCTCTTTGGAATAAAACTGGCAGGTCCACCATGGCTCATGAAACAATGGAACGTGAATGCAAGCTGCAGCTTCTCCGACCCAATCAGACACGTTGGAGCTCCCTGTTCCTCTCTGTTGAAAGGATTGTGCGCATTCACCGAGAGCAAGGAGAACAAGCAACTCGCAATGTCTGCACAGCATTAAAGATAAAGAT GTTCAATCCAGCTGAAATGGGATTTTTGGTCGAGTATGCTGCTGTGATGAAGCCTGTTGCCATGGCCCTTAATATCCTCCAAGGGGAATCATCTGTGCATGTGGGCCTCCTGCTGCCAACACTGTACCAGTTGCGGGACAAGCTGAAGAGGCTAGAGTCATCTTGCAAAATGTGTACACCTCTTGTTCACGCCCTGCAGAGAGGGATCCAGAAACGTTTTGGAGACATCATGAAAGACCCTGAGCTGATTGCAGCAGCAATACTCCTACCAAGATTCAGAACATCCTGGACCACAGAGGAGTACATCTTAAATGCTG GCCTCGACTACATCAGAAATCCCCTCGACACCGACTTGGGTGATGTCACCAGTACAAACAGCAACCAGTCTGATGAAGATGACTTCTTTGCATCCATGGAGTCAGGAAAATCTCAAGTAGGAGAGCTGGAGAGGTACCTTTCATGTCTGTCCACTGCAGGTATGGATCTACTCCACACCTTTCCTCACATCAAGAAGCTGTCGCTCAAAGTCAACACGGGTCTTCCTGCATCTGCAGCCTGTGAGAGACTTTTCAGTCATGCAGGACTCCTGTTCACGGCTAAACGATCACAGCTTCACGGCAGGAACCCTGAGAGCCAACTGCTGTTGAAGCTTAATAGTCACATCACTGAGTGA
- the LOC121185100 gene encoding uncharacterized protein LOC121185100 isoform X2, whose translation MAHETMERECKLQLLRPNQTRWSSLFLSVERIVRIHREQGEQATRNVCTALKIKMFNPAEMGFLVEYAAVMKPVAMALNILQGESSVHVGLLLPTLYQLRDKLKRLESSCKMCTPLVHALQRGIQKRFGDIMKDPELIAAAILLPRFRTSWTTEEYILNAGLDYIRNPLDTDLGDVTSTNSNQSDEDDFFASMESGKSQVGELERYLSCLSTAGMDLLHTFPHIKKLSLKVNTGLPASAACERLFSHAGLLFTAKRSQLHGRNPESQLLLKLNSHITE comes from the exons ATGGCTCATGAAACAATGGAACGTGAATGCAAGCTGCAGCTTCTCCGACCCAATCAGACACGTTGGAGCTCCCTGTTCCTCTCTGTTGAAAGGATTGTGCGCATTCACCGAGAGCAAGGAGAACAAGCAACTCGCAATGTCTGCACAGCATTAAAGATAAAGAT GTTCAATCCAGCTGAAATGGGATTTTTGGTCGAGTATGCTGCTGTGATGAAGCCTGTTGCCATGGCCCTTAATATCCTCCAAGGGGAATCATCTGTGCATGTGGGCCTCCTGCTGCCAACACTGTACCAGTTGCGGGACAAGCTGAAGAGGCTAGAGTCATCTTGCAAAATGTGTACACCTCTTGTTCACGCCCTGCAGAGAGGGATCCAGAAACGTTTTGGAGACATCATGAAAGACCCTGAGCTGATTGCAGCAGCAATACTCCTACCAAGATTCAGAACATCCTGGACCACAGAGGAGTACATCTTAAATGCTG GCCTCGACTACATCAGAAATCCCCTCGACACCGACTTGGGTGATGTCACCAGTACAAACAGCAACCAGTCTGATGAAGATGACTTCTTTGCATCCATGGAGTCAGGAAAATCTCAAGTAGGAGAGCTGGAGAGGTACCTTTCATGTCTGTCCACTGCAGGTATGGATCTACTCCACACCTTTCCTCACATCAAGAAGCTGTCGCTCAAAGTCAACACGGGTCTTCCTGCATCTGCAGCCTGTGAGAGACTTTTCAGTCATGCAGGACTCCTGTTCACGGCTAAACGATCACAGCTTCACGGCAGGAACCCTGAGAGCCAACTGCTGTTGAAGCTTAATAGTCACATCACTGAGTGA